One genomic segment of Arachis duranensis cultivar V14167 unplaced genomic scaffold, aradu.V14167.gnm2.J7QH unplaced_Scaffold_141965, whole genome shotgun sequence includes these proteins:
- the LOC107472521 gene encoding uncharacterized protein LOC107472521 — MHSIVNLNWRRGVREGIPNVNYEREQETFVTTMNAVAEAVREAAEAAARAVDRLGVRNGNENEHGGDSGNDENNLGHLERPMTLATFLKVKPPKFKGTLVATDADNWFRAIERSLRAQHVPEGQHVEFATYMLEGEAEHWWQGVQRLLQQDEGDIPWNTFKDEFYKKYFPRAARDAKEMELMQLKQGNTTIAEYARKFDDLCRFSKICQGILADFEEWKCLKFEGGLREDLMSSVVPLEIRNFAELVNKSKLVEECSKKVAIGRADRREALGRDFIQYLAPQGRNFKFNDQFDRQNRNQRNGNFLARNNDNYDNNNLGEEEGGQSQQTQDISVCSRCGKDHGNRACRYGTHTCFSCREYGHISRNCPKRFVRNPARPQQQRRAFTVTAGNTNAYNSSIRGEYHTMVLLVLDNTITSYAHVKF, encoded by the coding sequence ATGCACTCTATTGTCAATCTCAATTGGAGACGAGGCGTACGGGAAGGAATTCCTAATGTTAACTACGAGAGGGAACAGGAGACGTTTGTGACTACCATGAACGCTGTGGCTGAGGCAGTGCGTGAGGCTGCAGAAGCAGCAGCTAGGGCTGTTGATCGTCTTGGAGTGAGAAACGGAAATGAGAATGAGCATGGGGGAGATAGTGGAAATGATGAGAATAACTTAGGGCATCTCGAAAGACCTATGACCCTTGCGACTTTTTTGAAGGTTAAACCGCCTAAGTTTAAAGGTACACTTGTTGCGACTGATGCTGACAATTGGTTCCGAGCTATTGAACGATCACTGCGAGCACAGCATGTTCCGGAAGGCCAACACGTGGAGTTTGCTACTTATATGCTGGAAGGAGAGGCTGAGCATTGGTGGCAGGGGGTACAGCGACTGTTGCAACAAGATGAAGGCGATATTCCTTGGAATACTTTTAAGGACGAATTTTATAAGAAGTATTTTCCGAGAGCAGCTCGTGATGCTAAGGAGATGGAACTTATGCAGCTGAAACAGGGTAATACAACTATTGCAGAATATGCCCGTAAGTTTGATGACTTGTGCCGTTTCTCCAAGATTTGCCAAGGGATTCTTGCTGACTTTGAAGAATGGAAGTGCTTGAAGTTCGAAGGGGGCCTTCGTGAGGATCTGATGAGTTCAGTGGTCCCACTGGAGATACGAAATTTTGCTGAACTGGTGAATAAAAGTAAACTAGTGGAAGAATGTTCAAAAAAGGTGGCGATAGGTCGAGCAGATCGTAGGGAAGCCTTAGGAAGAGACTTTATTCAATATCTAGCTCCTCAAGGTCGTAACTTTAAGTTCAATGATCAGTTCGATCGCCAAAATAGGAATCAACGAAATGGTAATTTTCTCGCTCGTAACAATGACAACTACGACAACAATAATCTGGGAGAGGAAGAAGGAGGTCAATCTCAGCAAACTCAGGATATTTCAGTATGCTCAAGGTGTGGGAAGGATCATGGTAATAGAGCTTGTAGATATGGGACACACACTTGTTTCTCTTGCAGAGAGTATGGACATATATCGAGGAATTGCCCAAAAAGGTTTGTTCGAAATCCAGCTAGGCCACAACAACAACGAAGGGCTTTTACCGTAACTGCTGGCAACACTAATGCATATAATTCTTCCATTCGAGGTGAGTACCACACTATGGTGTTGCTTGTGTTAGATAATACTATAACTTCTTATGCGCATGttaaattttga